From Impatiens glandulifera unplaced genomic scaffold, dImpGla2.1, whole genome shotgun sequence, the proteins below share one genomic window:
- the LOC124917218 gene encoding lignin-forming anionic peroxidase-like — protein MKQRMKKMKEVDSRTSQVVIKETREEDTQNNQVDVDVTKTITEDTIDEAEGNKDKNPETDLEIQISKLESRSMNSTIMTSISFVISLSFIFLLPFLATPTYGAHLSPKFYAKTCPNALNTIRTSIHQAISRERRMAASLVRLHFHDCFVQGCDASILLDEQATSTSERNAFQNKDSARGYEVIDAAKAKVEKICPGIVSCADILAVAARDATVAVGGPSWTVKLGRRDSTTASRILAERDLPLFTSSLKEHISNFDKKGLNARDLVALSGSHTIGQAQCFTFRDRIYNSSQIDIDFARKRQQKCPRSGNNGETNLAPLDLVTPNSFDNAYFKNLVQKKGLLQSDQVLFSGGSTDKIVLKYIKNPSKFKADFAKAMIKMGNISPLMAPKGVIRRICNTLN, from the exons ATGAAacagagaatgaagaagatgaaggaagTTGATTCTCGAACAAGTCAAGTTGTAATAAAGGAAACCAGAGAGGAGGATACTCAGAATAATCAAGTTGATGTAGATGTTACCAAGACTATTACAGAGGATACCATAGATGAAGCTGAGGGAAATAAAGACAAGAATCCTGAGACTGatctagaaattcaa ATTTCTAAATT AGAAAGTAGAAGCATGAATTCAACAATAATGACTTCAATCAGTTTtgttatttctctttcttttatctttctATTGCCATTTCTAGCTACCCCGACCTATGGGGCGCATTTGTCTCCAAAGTTTTACGCAAAAACATGTCCCAATGCTCTTAACACGATCAGAACGAGTATTCATCAAGCAATTTCACGTGAACGTCGCATGGCAGCATCTCTCGTTCGTCTTCATTTTCATGATTGTTTTGTTCAG GGTTGTGATGCATCAATCTTGCTTGATGAACAAGCAACCTCTACCAGCGAAAGAAATGCATTTCAAAACAAAGATTCTGCTAGAGGATATGAAGTTATTGATGCTGCAAAGGCCAAGGTTGAGAAGATATGCCCCGGAATTGTTTCATGTGCTGACATTCTTGCCGTAGCAGCACGAGATGCTACTGTTGCT GTGGGTGGCCCTTCATGGACGGTGAAACTAGGAAGAAGAGATTCCACTACAGCAAGTCGTATACTAGCCGAAAGAGATTTGCCACTTTTCACTAGTAGTCTCAAGGAACATATTTCTAATTTTGACAAAAAGGGACTCAATGCTAGAGATTTGGTGGCATTATCAGGTTCACATACAATTGGTCAAGCACAATGTTTTACATTCCGTGACAGAATATATAATAGTAGCCAAATAGACATAGACTTTGCTCGAAAGCGCCAACAGAAATGCCCTCGTAGCGGGAACAACGGTGAAACAAACCTAGCCCCTCTTGATTTAGTTACACCTAATTCTTTTGACAATGCCTACTTTAAGAATTTGGTTCAAAAGAAAGGTCTTCTTCAATCAGACCAAGTACTCTTTAGTGGAGGATCAACTGACAAAATTGTTCTTAAATACATCAAGAATCCTTCGAAATTCAAAGCAGATTTCGCAAAGGCCATGATAAAAATGGGAAACATTAGTCCTCTCATGGCTCCGAAGGGTGTCATTAGAAGGATTTGTAATACACTAAACTAG